One Pseudorasbora parva isolate DD20220531a chromosome 8, ASM2467924v1, whole genome shotgun sequence DNA window includes the following coding sequences:
- the hip1 gene encoding LOW QUALITY PROTEIN: huntingtin-interacting protein 1 (The sequence of the model RefSeq protein was modified relative to this genomic sequence to represent the inferred CDS: inserted 2 bases in 2 codons): MDRVKSSMQQVPNPIPKVLSRRPGGANSLELEKENFERSQAVSINKAINTQEVAVKEKHARTCILGTHHEKGAHTFWLAVNRLPLSSNAVLCWKFCHVFHKLLRDGHPSVIKDSMRHKADLNDMSRMWGHLSEGYGKLCSIYLKLLITKMEFHIKNPRFPGNLQMSNRQLDEAGENDVNNFFQLTVEMFDYLECELNLFLGVFSSLDMSRSVSVTAAGQCRLXPLIQVILDSSHLYDYTVKLLFXLHSCLPADTLQGHRDRFQEQLRSESSLFYRSSNLQYFKRLIQIPQLPENPPNFLRASALSEHISPVVVIPVESSSPESEHVVETEDLVDTDIPPLPSVVDSKFDDLFGTSAATDPFNFNNQNGMRKDEKDRLIEQLTAELQALKDELESFRLESGRLCQALRGRVNELEAELAEQTHLKQQALGESEFLRVELDDLRRVKEDTEKEQRSLSEIERKAQANEQRYTKLKEKYTELVQSHADLLRKNAEVTRQMTVARAAQDEVENVKKEMQDRLRAAQDSASQQEKAQLEQLQALQAELMSSRTELETLKSTVTSSQQSSEQLSTQLSALEAEKVGLLETVSQKEAELVNLGVELERVQSSLTNERESGVKAAEALQNQLNEKESREQALESELVSLRWAALRAALEEAGRIVQDSLNQLEDPAHISCTSSADYLVSRCQVALECVERLQSARDGFVSDNTDVSGLVRAVTQFAHLVGDVIVQGSATSHMVPVEQADALADNVKACGAEAMALLCQLKEQKSMGTADCSRLTSALDTVMALGEKLRPRGLELQQGELGDLVEQEMAATSSAVELAAARIEEMLNKSRAVDTGIKMEVNERILASCTDLMQAIKVLVLSSKDLQRDIVESGRGAASMKEFYAKNSRWTEGLISASKAVGWGATMLVDAADQVVQGKGKFEELMVCSHEIAASTAQLVAASKVKADKGSTNLSRLQQASKGVTQATAGVVASTKSGKSQIEDTDTMDFSAMTLTQIKRQEMDAQVLVLELETRLQKERERLGELRKKHYKLAGVAEGWGGEDEDEGTG, encoded by the exons GCAGTGAGCATCAACAAAGCCATCAACACACAGGAGGTGGCTGTCAAAGAGAAACATGCCAGGA CATGCATATTGGGCACGCATCATGAGAAGGGGGCTCACACATTCTGGCTTGCAGTCAACCGCCTGCCCCTTTCCAGCAATGCAGTGCTCTGCTGGAAATTTTGCCACGTCTTCCACAAGCTGCTGAGGGACGGCCATCCAAGC GTCATTAAGGACTCCATGCGGCACAAGGCTGACCTAAACGACATGAGCAGGATGTGG GGTCATCTGAGTGAAGGCTATGGGAAGTTGTGCAGCATCTACCTCAAACTGCTCATCACCAAAATGGAGTTTCACATCAAA AATCCTCGTTTCCCAGGCAACCTTCAGATGTCAAACAGACAGCTTGATGAGGCGGGTGAAAACGACGTCAATAATTT CTTCCAGTTGACGGTGGAGATGTTTGATTACTTGGAGTGTGAGCTGAATCTTTTCCTCGGAG TGTTCAGCTCGTTGGATATGTCTCGTTCTGTGTCAGTGACAGCAGCGGGTCAGTGTCGTC GCCCTCTTATACAGGTCATTCTGGACTCTAGTCATCTGTACGACTATACTGTCAAACTGCTCT AACTCCACTCCT GTCTGCCAGCAGATACTCTACAGGGCCACAGGGATCGCTTCCAGGAGCAGTTAAGAAGTGAGTCT AGTCTGTTCTATCGCTCCAGTAACCTGCAGTATTTCAAGAGACTGATTCAGATCCCACAACTTCCTGAG AATCCGCCAAACTTCCTGCGAGCATCAGCCCTGTCCGAGCACATCAGTCCGGTGGTGGTGATTCCAGTGGAGTCTTCATCCCCTGAAAGTGAACATGTAGTAGAGACAGAAGACCTCGTGGACACGGACATCCCACCTTTACCG AGTGTTGTGGACAGCAAATTCGACGACCTTTTCGGCACCTCAGCCGCCACAGACCCGTTCAACTTCAACAATCAGAATGGCATGCGCAAAGATGAGAA AGACCGCTTGATTGagcagctcacagcagagcTACAGGCCCTGAAAGATGAGCTGGAGTCTTTTAGATTGGAG AGTGGCCGTCTTTGTCAAGCACTACGGGGGCGTGTGAATGAGTTGGAAGCAGAGCTTGCAGAGCAGACTCACTTGAAGCAGCAGGCGTTGGGTGAGAGCGAGTTCCTGAGGGTGGAGCTGGACGACCTGCGCAGGGTCAAAGAGGACACAGAGAAAGAGCAGCGCAGCCTGAGCGAAATCGAGA GAAAAGCACAAGCAAATGAGCAACGCTATACCAAGCTAAAGGAGAAATACACAGAGCTAGTCCAGAGCCATGCTGATCTGCTAAGAAAG AACGCAGAGGTGACTCGTCAGATGACGGTGGCGCGTGCCGCCCAGGACGAGGTGGAGAATGTGAAGAAAGAGATGCAGGACAGATTGAGAGCTGCTCAGGACTCTGCCAGTCAGCAG GAGAAGGCTCAGTTAGAGCAGCTTCAAGCTCTACAAGCCGAACTCATGTCCAGCAGAACAGAACTAGAGACCCTGAAGAGTACCGTCACCTCCTCCCAACAG TCAAGTGAGCAGCTCAGTACTCAGCTGTCTGCTTTAGAGGCTGAGAAGGTGGGGCTTTTGGAGACTGTTTCTCAGAAGGAGGCGGAGTTGGTAAATTTGGGAGTGGAGTTAGAACGTGTACAGAGCAGTCTGaccaatgagagagagagtggtgTGAAAGCTGCCGAGGCCCTGCAAAACCAACTCAATGAGAAG GAGAGTCGTGAGCAGGCTTTGGAGAGCGAGTTGGTGTCTCTGCGCTGGGCGGCTCTGCGGGCAGCTCTAGAGGAGGCGGGGAGGATTGTACAGGACAGCCTGAATCAGCTGGAGGACCCTGCACACATCAGCTGCACCAGTTCAGCTG ATTACCTGGTGTCCAGGTGCCAGGTGGCTCTGGAGTGCGTGGAGAGGCTGCAGTCGGCCAGGGATGGCTTTGTATCAGATAACACAG ATGTGTCTGGACTGGTGCGGGCGGTGACTCAGTTTGCTCACCTGGTGGGCGATGTCATCGTGCAGGGCAGCGCCACCTCCCACATGGTGCCAGTGGAACAAGCTGACG CTTTGGCAGACAATGTGAAGGCGTGTGGCGCGGAGGCCATGGCGCTGCTTTGCCAGCTTAAGGAGCAGAAGTCTATGGGGACGGCAGACTGCAGCCGGCTGACGTCGGCACTGGATACCGTAATGGCTTTGGGCGAG AAGTTGCGTCCCCGGGGTCTGGAACTGCAGCAAGGGGAGCTGGGAGATCTGGTGGAGCAGGAGATGGCAGCCACATCATCAGCTGTGGAGTTGGCTGCCGCCAGGATTGAG GAAATGCTCAATAAGTCCAGGGCAGTTGACACGGGAATCAAAATGGAAGTCAATGAAAG GATCTTGGCGTCCTGCACAGATCTTATGCAGGCCATCAAAGTGCTGGTGCTGTCCTCCAAAGATCTGCAGAGGGACATTGTGGAGAGCGGCAGG GGCGCCGCATCTATGAAGGAGTTCTACGCCAAGAATTCCCGATGGACAGAAGGTCTTATTTCCGCCTCCAAGGCCGTGGGCTGGGGTGCCACCATGTTGGT TGATGCTGCTGATCAGGTGGTGCAAGGCAAGGGCAAGTTTGAGGAGCTGATGGTGTGTTCGCATGAGATCGCTGCCAGCACGGCTCAGCTAGTTGCAGCGTCTAAG gttaAAGCAGACAAAGGCAGTACAAACCTTTCCCGCCTCCAGCAGGCATCCAAAGGGGTCACCCAGGCCACCGCAGGGGTCGTGGCATCAACAAAGTCCGGCAAGTCTCAGATCGAGGATACAG ACACTATGGACTTTTCTGCAATGACACTCACTCAGATCAAGAGGCAAGAGATGGACGCACAG GTGCTGGTGTTGGAGCTGGAGACCCGGCTGCAGAAAGAGAGGGAGCGACTTGGTGAACTGAGGAAGAAGCATTACAAGCTCGCGGGCGTCGCGGAGGGATGGGGAGGGGAGGATGAGGATGAGG GAACGGGTTGA